A portion of the Gammaproteobacteria bacterium genome contains these proteins:
- the cas2 gene encoding CRISPR-associated endonuclease Cas2 — translation MLVLVTYDVSVLTSDGRRRLRNIAKTCLDYGMRVQNSVFECEVDPAQFTIFKNKLMEIYNPKEDSLRFYFLGKKGRSKVEHVGAKVTLDPIRDALII, via the coding sequence ATGCTGGTTTTAGTGACATACGATGTAAGTGTTTTAACAAGCGATGGCAGGCGGCGTTTAAGGAATATAGCCAAGACTTGTTTGGACTATGGAATGCGAGTGCAAAACTCTGTATTTGAGTGCGAAGTTGATCCCGCGCAGTTCACTATATTTAAAAATAAATTGATGGAAATTTATAATCCGAAAGAAGATAGTCTTCGTTTTTATTTTCTTGGTAAAAAAGGAAGGAGTAAGGTTGAGCATGTTGGTGCAAAAGTTACTCTTGATCCGATAAGAGATGCGTTAATTATTTAA